Proteins found in one Halococcus hamelinensis 100A6 genomic segment:
- the purS gene encoding phosphoribosylformylglycinamidine synthase subunit PurS, with the protein MTAYTAVVTVRLKRGVLDPEAETTARALERLGFELEDLRAADRFEVDLAAPDEAAAAERADAMAERLLANPTIHDYTVEVESR; encoded by the coding sequence ATGACCGCCTACACCGCCGTCGTCACGGTCCGGCTGAAGCGGGGGGTGCTCGACCCCGAGGCCGAGACCACCGCCCGGGCGCTCGAACGCCTCGGGTTCGAACTCGAGGACCTCCGGGCCGCCGACCGCTTCGAGGTCGACCTCGCGGCCCCCGACGAGGCCGCGGCCGCCGAACGCGCCGACGCGATGGCCGAGCGCCTGCTCGCCAATCCAACCATCCACGACTACACCGTGGAGGTCGAGTCCCGGTGA
- the purQ gene encoding phosphoribosylformylglycinamidine synthase I produces MTVTVLRFGGSNCDRDAVRALRDVGVDAELVWHEDGLPEEPTGIVLPGGFSYGDYLRAGAMASRDPVMAEVRAAAERGIPVLGVCNGAQVGCEAGLTPGAFTTNASARFQCEHVHLRVENADTPWTRGFEVGEVISLPIAHGEGRFEIADDRLDRLDAEDRVLFRYCDADGEIGSGSNPNGSKGAVAGVLGDASTVAVLMPHPERATLPELGGTDGRMILRGFGA; encoded by the coding sequence GTGACGGTCACCGTGCTCCGGTTCGGCGGCTCGAACTGCGACCGCGACGCCGTCCGTGCGCTCCGCGACGTGGGCGTCGACGCCGAGCTCGTCTGGCACGAGGACGGTCTCCCCGAGGAGCCCACGGGGATCGTCCTCCCCGGTGGCTTCTCGTACGGCGACTACCTCCGCGCCGGGGCGATGGCGAGCCGCGACCCGGTCATGGCGGAGGTCAGGGCGGCCGCCGAGCGCGGGATCCCGGTGCTCGGGGTCTGCAACGGCGCACAGGTCGGCTGCGAGGCGGGGCTCACGCCCGGTGCGTTCACCACCAACGCGAGCGCGCGCTTCCAGTGTGAACACGTCCACCTCCGTGTCGAGAACGCCGACACGCCGTGGACGCGCGGCTTCGAGGTGGGCGAGGTGATCTCGCTCCCGATCGCCCACGGCGAGGGGCGCTTCGAGATCGCCGACGACCGACTCGACCGGCTCGACGCCGAGGACCGCGTTCTCTTCCGGTACTGTGACGCCGACGGCGAGATCGGTTCGGGCTCGAACCCCAACGGCTCGAAGGGGGCGGTGGCGGGCGTGCTCGGCGACGCCTCGACGGTCGCGGTGTTGATGCCCCACCCCGAGCGCGCGACGCTCCCCGAACTCGGCGGCACCGACGGCCGGATGATCCTTCGCGGGTTCGGTGCGTAG